GGCGAGCTGCTTGCTGATGGAGTAGACACCATTTTCATCTATGTCAGGATGGACGGAGTGAGATCAGGACAAACACCACAGGACAGGTAGATGGACAGGTGTACATCCCAATCCTTATCCAGATTCTGACCAATCCAGATCCAAAACCTGATCCTGATCTCAATCCTTATCTTGATTCTGATCCTAATCTCGATCCTAAATTTAATCTTGACCCTGACCCAGGTCCAGAacctgatcctgatcctgattGGTCTGTTCACTGTCGCTGGTTCTGGGTCGCTCAGAGTTCTGTATCACACACTCATTAACACTCACCTGTCCTTCAGACACCTGCTCAGGGTGGAGGTCTCCATGTGGGCAGCAGGAGGGTGGAGATCTGTTGCACCTGCTGAACAAACTGTGAGCACAAATAGTTCAGACaggtgtgtctgtctctgtggacTCTGACAGGGAGACAGGTTAATTGACCTCAGATGATGAaagctgcctgtctgtctgtctgtctgtctgtctgtctgcgtgcAGGTCCAGTTAAGGCTCCTCTTCTCGGTTCTGGTTTTCACACCAGTGTTGGAAAAGAGTCCAGAGCCCAGACCCTGCAGGGCGGTGAgtactgtcatcatcatcataatcatcatcatcattagacACATCAAGTCCCAGATCAGGTTCACACAGACTGCTTTACACTGATtaatcatctgtgtgtgtgtgtgtgtgtgtgtgtgtgtgtgtgtgtgtccaggtaAGCGTCAGATCCAGCAGCTGGGCAGTCAGCTGCAGTTGAATCAGCACTGTTTGGACACGGCCTTCAACTTCTTCAAGATGGTCGTCAGCAAACACCTGACGCGAGGACGAAAGACGGAGCACGTCATCGCCGCCTGCCTCTACCTGGTGTGTCGCACCGAGGGGACGCCACGTATCCTAGCAACCACGGACACACGCTGTGtcgtgctgtgtgtgtgatttcatcTTGGTTTGAAGGTTTGAGCTGAATTACGTCAATGTGGACGTCACTGTCACCTTTGACCTTCAGACGTTCTGCTGGTTTTCCTGAACTGTGTTTCAGACATGTTGCTGGACCTGAGCGACCTGCTGCAGGTAGGACTGAGCTCAGACCTGCAGAGACCTGCGGAGACCTGCAGAGACTCTGTGCAGTTCTAACTTTAAGTTTCATGTGTTCAGGTAAACGTTTACATCCTGGGAAAAACCTTCCTGCTGTTGGCTCGTGAGCTCTGCATCAACGCTCCTGCCATCGGTGAGAACTCTGATTCACTCTGTTTACTCTGAaactaattatattatattctgaACACACTCAGTGACTGATCTGATGAGATGGTGACAGAACTCTGATAAAACCACTGCGTCTCTGGAGAATTCATCAAGACACCACCACTTTATACAGAAGGCAGAAAGTGCCTGCGCTGCgattgtatgactccgcccaccagtccactctgtggttgtatgactccNNNNNNNNNNNNNNNNNNNNNNNNNNNNNNNNNNNNNNNNNNNNNNNNNNNNNNNNNNNNNNNNNNNNNNNNNNNNNNNNNNNNNNNNNNNNNNNNNNNNNNNNNNNNNNNNNNNNNNNNNNNNNNNNNNNNNNNNNNNNNNNtcagtatctgaccaaatgtctccccttctgttcctgagatatgacgttaaaacatgatgatgtcacagtcaagctgacctttgaccttttgaccttcatgattttatcctgtttgtgtcaagtttggtcagaattagtgaatgaattcttcagttatggacaaaaacatatttgtgaggtcacactgacctttgaccatcaattataatcagttcatcaatGACCtggagtggatgtttgtgtcaaatttaaagtagttccctcaaggtattcATGAGTTATCGTATTCACGAGAATGAAACGGAtacaaggttacagtgacctttgacaaagaaaaaaatcttagcAGTTCctcgttgagtccaagtaaatgtttgtgccacatttgaagaaattccctcaaggtgtttttgagatatcatgttagCAAGAGTCAAACAGACAAGGTGACTTtgccctttgaccaccaaatatAATCAGGTCATTGTTCAGTCTCAGTGAACACTGGTtccaaatttgacaaaaatcCCTTTAAGGCCTTCGTAAGATATTTCGTTCCTAAGAATGATACATacacaaggttacagtgacctttgacctgtgaccaccaaCATATTATCAGTTTATCATTGAGTCTGAGTGGATGTTAGTGCCAAATGTAAAAAGCCTTTCTTAagtattgcattcacaagaatgggacagacagacggagatTTCAAAATCATGATGCCTCAAGTCATGGCCATGACTGGCGTGGAGGCATACCGACAGCTGTCGGTGTCTGGACGTGCATCACGCGCCATCGTTGCCTTGACGTCACCCCCTCTCCTCACATAGTAAATAAACACAGCTTCAGACTCGGATCTGACACGGAGCAGTGTTGTTGTTAGGAGACTGTGACCTTCAACATTATATCCTGTTTTCCATCATTTGAGTTTTGACTGGAACTCTTTGAAtcacctcctcttcttctcaaGTCACGTGAAGTTCAACTTTATTGTTGTTCTGCACCGACCACGTCTGtattaatcatcatcatcaccatcatcatcaacaccgtcatactcacattcacacagcagGAGGGGGCGGAGACAGGACTTCAGTCAgggtttattttactttaattttctttctggAGATTCAGTTCATATTCAAGCTAAATTTGGATGAAACTTGATCATCGTGAGACGAACATTTAAAGGTGAACTCTGCAGGATCATCGgttactgtttttaaacacCAGTCATATTAAAACCCCACATTCACTGACATTTGTCATTTCTGAGATACCTGGGGTTTACCTCAATTACCTCAACAGATACCTCAATTATAAAGActgtgtacgcacaaaaacgAGGcttgaaagaggcgtacgccacttcccacggaaaagagaaactttgacccattcTTACAAACATTTAGGAGACGGGAAATTGGTGACGCAGGCGGTGAGGTggagcctgattgtagaaattgttgaatattttttggtgcacaccatttttggcttttgtctgtgcGTACATCTTTAGTCTGGATCCTACGTTTTATTAATGAGACCCTGGCTGCCTACAGTCTgacacctggtcactacctttttattaaGCCCCGCCCTCATCTGAGTGCTGTGAGGGTACACACCCAGAAACATCCAAATACAGGAAATAAgaagtaaataataaaatccagactgataaatacaCCAACACACTGGGAGGGTCCTTTGTCATGATTCTGAGTCTGTACGTAGTTATTCAGAGAATTCTGCAGAGTTTAACTTTAAATCTGAACGAACAGAAACACAACGCTCTGACCtcaaactaaaaaggttccaGAAGTATGAAAGGTAAATATCGAACATCACTGATGTTTGAATAGAAAATGAAACAGAACATTTAATCTCTGACTCCATGTGAATTTTTTCAGGTTTAAATCAAATCAGAGTTTGGGGTCAAATACATTTTagatataaaacataaacaaacagaatCATGTCAAAGAAGGAAACAATGAGCTGTGGATCCTCAGGAGCTGCAGGACACGGCTTCTCAAAGTGCATCTACGGAACTACATTTCCCACCAATCACTGTCAACTACAAGGTCTCAAGCTATAAGACCCTGCTCTCCAGTGACACCTGGTGGCTGCTGTCAGAATCTACAACATCAAACAGTCCCTCCAGCAGGACTTCACCCCAGAGAAGCAGCAACACACGTTTAGTTTCAGTCACTTTACTTTTCACTCATGACTCCAGTCCAGTGAGCTTCCAGTTCCACCTCCACCGTCCAATCAGCTTCTAGCTTCCTGATTGATGAAAGGCTCTGAGTCTGTCAGGTTCTGGTTCAGCAGTAGAAGACCAGTTCGGGGATCTGCCCCCCCTGCACCCCGGTGCCGTTGGTGCTGTCCGATGAACACTGGAACTGGAAGGTCACTTTCCCACACTGCACCTCGGTCATCCCCTCCTGACCAAAGTAACTCAGCTCGTTTCCGTCCAGCACAGCGCTGACAGTGTAGAAGGTGTCCTGTTCCACCTGGACCGGGTGTTCAAACCACACAGGGAAGGTGCTGCTTGATCCATCAGACAGGAACTTGGTGAGGTTCTGAGCCAGAACGGTTCCCTGCCTCTTCAGTTCGATCTTCACGCTGTACTCAGCTTTCCCACCACTCGACCCATACAGACCCAGTCCAGCTATGAAGATCCGCCGGTCCACTGCGAACTGGATGCTGTCGCATCGCCCCCTGTAACGCCACTGGTTGCTGCGGTAGGCTGAGGACTGGAAGCGGTGGCACCTCTGCGGTGCCAGTCCAGCCCGCTTCACCAGGGGGAACTCCAGTCTTGGTTTCCTGGAGGCAGTGAACCACAGGAAGACATCGTGAGTCTCTTTCAGCAGCAGGACGTCTGACTGCGCCGCCCCGTCTGCAAATTCCTGCAGCGTCATGGAGGGGATCCGGACCAGGTACAGAGCCTTACCCAGCACTGCCCGCTGGTTCCTGGGGTTCACCGGCAGGCCCTGACGTCGACACTCAGCCGCCGCCCAGTTCAGCACCGCTTGGAAGATCACGACCTCACGGACGTTGAGCGATTCTCTCTGCAGGATGATCTCCAGTGTGGGCAGGTCGATCTCACAGAAGCCTTCAGATCGCAGAGCGAGCTCCGCCTGAGCGTCGATCACCTCCCAACAGCGCTGCGTCAGCTCAGGCTCCTCAAACAGCCGACTCTGAGACAGAAGGACGCAGGCATTCTTTGCCTCCAGACTTGTCTCCAGAAAGGTGACGCAGGCCTTTGCCAGAGCAGGAACGATGTACTTCTTAGCAGCGTAGAGCGTGGCGAGCACGGTGTCAGCCTCCAACTCAATCTCATCACTGTACATGTACCTGAGACAGAGGACACAACGCATCAGCAACCTGAGAGACAACATGCAAATGAACATACGTCACACCTACAACAGGTTGAACTGAGTATTTGTACACACAATCACTATCGGCCCTTTTTAATCTGCTTCTTCGAGGCGGGAGTTTCACGCCGTTATTTCACctcactgttctgtataaaaggtacaattgcagaatggggggacaaagttgtctcgcctttaagccggcAGCGGAGGGAGTAACAGCGCCGAACCAACATATGTGTAAAAGGGACAACTAGCAGGATGGGATCCTGGACTGCACAGGTGTGAGGTTTTGATGACTTAccacaggagatttaaaaagcagctgttagcagttagcagctaactcaaacaatgaggtccaggagctccttaccctccgagcagaagacgagatcagccgccatataacaaggacgctaaatgattgttattgacatgtggtgtcattgttattgtttataaagagctgctgacacgtatgttatatgtcacactaaaggccgacgctgttgtgttgAGGCTCATTTATTCTCcatttacaaacaaaaatagATCTGTCTATTTTTTATGGTTGTTGacatcactgccctcatacgTCCATGTGTCCTCTGTGCAGTCATAGAttcagccaatagatggcactagaaggcggagtcaaaagtttcacacaacaacaaacgaggTGACGGTGGACGAGGTCATAGTGTTGTTCCTTTAAATGGAGGCAGCGTTGCAGACAGCAGTGGCCTGTAAGGACATTATACACA
The sequence above is drawn from the Epinephelus moara isolate mb chromosome 12, YSFRI_EMoa_1.0, whole genome shotgun sequence genome and encodes:
- the btbd6b gene encoding BTB/POZ domain-containing protein 6-B isoform X1; this encodes MAAELYSTNLPLSNEEEVKKSFIQPNEPVPPAENTNEEDDVQTSSDREDGDSWQETQPTLRERNALMFNNEQMADVHFIVGPPGDTRRVPAHKYVLAVGSSVFGAMFYGDLAEGRSEIHIPDVEPAAFLILLKYMYSDEIELEADTVLATLYAAKKYIVPALAKACVTFLETSLEAKNACVLLSQSRLFEEPELTQRCWEVIDAQAELALRSEGFCEIDLPTLEIILQRESLNVREVVIFQAVLNWAAAECRRQGLPVNPRNQRAVLGKALYLVRIPSMTLQEFADGAAQSDVLLLKETHDVFLWFTASRKPRLEFPLVKRAGLAPQRCHRFQSSAYRSNQWRYRGRCDSIQFAVDRRIFIAGLGLYGSSGGKAEYSVKIELKRQGTVLAQNLTKFLSDGSSSTFPVWFEHPVQVEQDTFYTVSAVLDGNELSYFGQEGMTEVQCGKVTFQFQCSSDSTNGTGVQGGQIPELVFYC
- the btbd6b gene encoding BTB/POZ domain-containing protein 6-B isoform X2; the encoded protein is MFNNEQMADVHFIVGPPGDTRRVPAHKYVLAVGSSVFGAMFYGDLAEGRSEIHIPDVEPAAFLILLKYMYSDEIELEADTVLATLYAAKKYIVPALAKACVTFLETSLEAKNACVLLSQSRLFEEPELTQRCWEVIDAQAELALRSEGFCEIDLPTLEIILQRESLNVREVVIFQAVLNWAAAECRRQGLPVNPRNQRAVLGKALYLVRIPSMTLQEFADGAAQSDVLLLKETHDVFLWFTASRKPRLEFPLVKRAGLAPQRCHRFQSSAYRSNQWRYRGRCDSIQFAVDRRIFIAGLGLYGSSGGKAEYSVKIELKRQGTVLAQNLTKFLSDGSSSTFPVWFEHPVQVEQDTFYTVSAVLDGNELSYFGQEGMTEVQCGKVTFQFQCSSDSTNGTGVQGGQIPELVFYC